The proteins below come from a single Zonotrichia leucophrys gambelii isolate GWCS_2022_RI chromosome 3, RI_Zleu_2.0, whole genome shotgun sequence genomic window:
- the TP53BP2 gene encoding apoptosis-stimulating of p53 protein 2 isoform X1 codes for MRFGSKMMPMFLTVYLSNNEQHFTEVPVTPETTCRDVVELCKEPGESECHLAEVWCGSERPVGDNERMLDVLQRFGMQRSEVRFFLRHERSPCREPGTGQRSQDPAFKRNGVKVPGDRRIENGVSAPRMDMTLAELQEMASRQQQQIEAQQQMLANKEQRLKFLKQQDQRQQQQAAEQEKLKRLKEIAENQEAKLKKVRALKGHVEQKRLSNGKLVEEIEQMNSLFQQKQRELVLAVSKVEELTRQLEMLKNGRIDGYHDNQSAVAELDRLYKELQLRNKLNQEQNAKLQQQRECLNKRNLEVAVMDKRVNELRERLWKKKAALQQKENVPVSSDGNLPQPVASAPSRVAAVGPYIQSSTMPRIASRPELLVKPAFSDGTQPLQVPDGPLKTQTLPNMRAGNSSQAKAPAGSVVPNTKPSPSAPDWGGSSTDNHINQGSALTSGKGIVTNEGQAAAEGEALLRDREKKVRPFSMFDSVEQSAGLGTLRKNQSSEDLLREAQTTNKNVTKVPPPVPTKPKQINLPYFGQAGHLQPADTKLDGNLQKLPLAIAAVGSKQKPVAQQPSHPSQQIQQRISVPPAGSSSSQDQILPSSKQESPPAAAVRPFTPQPSKETSLPPFRKPQTVATSSIYSMYTQQQTPGKNFQQAVQSALTRAQTRGPHFPSVYGKPVMAGAGVQNHPPQTDNVYSNLQGKPGSPEPEMETAASAHENHEPERIPRPLSPTKLLPFLSNPYRNQSDADLEALRKKLSNAPRPLKKRSSITEPEGPNGPNIQKLLYQRTTLAAMETISAPSHPSKQTASAASPESPVEIPNPYLSTEAEKETAASMPEAAIAEEPESTAAEQSEAALPPVPLDPVPEAVSDSDELTQPKPEEPNLEAPLPLEVYMEEYPPYPPPPYPSGEPESLGEDSFNMRPPEVTGQFSLPPGKRTNLRKTGSERIGHGMRVKFNPLALLLDSSLEGEFDLVQRIIYEVEDPSMPNDEGITALHNAVCAGHTEIVKFLVQFGVNVNAADSDGWTPLHCAASCNNVQVCKFLVESGAAVFAMTYSDMQTAADKCEEMEEGYTQCSQFLYGVQEKMGIMNKGVIYGLWDYEAQNDDELSMKEGDCMTILRREDEEEIEWWWARLNDKEGYVPRNLLGLYPRIKPRQRSLA; via the exons AGCGCCCCGTGGGCGACAACGAGCGGATGCTGGATGTTCTGCAGAGGTTTGGAATGCAGAGGAGCGAGGTGCGGTTCTTCCTGCGCCACGAGCGCTCGCCCTGCCGCGAGCCTG GGACTGGCCAAAGATCTCAGGATCCAGCCTTCAAAAGAAATGGTGTGAAAGTGCCTGGTGACCGAAGGATAGAGAATGGG GTAAGTGCCCCAAGGATGGATATGACACTGGCTGAACTTCAGGAAATGGCATCACGCCAACAGCAACAAATTGAGGCTCAACAACAAATGCTGGCTAACAAG GAGCAGCGCCTGAAATTCCTGAAGCAGCAAGATCAgcgacagcagcagcaagctgctGAACAGGAAAAACTGAAGAGATTAAAGGAAATTGCTGAGAATCAAGAAGCCAAACTTAAGAAAGTGAGAGCATTGAAAGGTCATGTGGAGCAAAAAAGACTCAGCAATGGGAAATTAG TGGAGGAGATTGAACAGATGAACAGCCTGTTCCAGCAAAAGCAGCGCGAGCTGGTGCTGGCCGTGTCCAAAGTGGAGGAGCTCACCAGGCAACTGGAGATGCTGAAGAACGGCAGGATTGATGGTTACCATGACAACCAGTCGGCTGTAGCTGAGCTGGACCGCCTCTACAAGGAGCTGCAG TTGAGGAACAAACTGAACCAGGAGCAGAATGCCAAGCTGCAGCAACAGAGGGAGTGTTTGAACAAGCGCAACTTGGAGGTGGCAGTCATGGACAAGCGTGTTAATGAGCTGCGCGAGCGGCTCTGGAAGAAAaaggcagctctgcaacagAAAGAGAATGTACCA gtTTCTTCAGATGGGAATTTACCACAGCCAGTGGCTTCTGCTCCAAGCCGAGTGGCAGCAGTAGGTCCTTATATCCAGTCCTCTACTATGCCACGAATTGCTTCCAGACCTGAGCTCTTGGTGAAGCCAGCATTTTCAGATGGGACACAACCTCTGCAGGTACCTGATGGGCCACTGAAAACACAAACACTGCCCAATATGAGAGCTGGGAACAGTTCACAAGCTAAAGCTCCTGCAG GTTCTGTGGTCCCCAATACAAAACCTTCCCCATCTGCTCCTGACTGGGGTGGTTCAAGTACAGACAATCATATTAATCAAGGATCAGCCTTGACTTCAGGAAAAGGAATTGTGACAAATGAAGGACAAG cagcagctgaaggagaagcTCTGTTACGagacagagagaagaaggtGCGTCCGTTCTCCATGTTTGACTCTGTGGAGCAGTCTGCTGGTCTGGGCACCCTGAGGAAGAACCAGAGCAGTGAGGATCTCCTCAGGGAGGCACAG acAACCAATAAAAATGTAACCAAGGTGCCACCACCTGTCCCCACTAAACCAAAACAGATAAACTTGCCTTACTTTGGTCAAGCCGGTCACCTTCAGCCTGCTGATACAAAGCTGGATGGAAACCTGCAGAAGCTGCCTTTGGCTATTGCAGCTGTGGGGAGCAAGCAAAAACcagtggcacagcagccttCTCATCCTTCTCAACAGATACAGCAAAGAATTTCAGTACCTCCTGCAGGTTCTTCCTCTAGCCAGGATCAAATTCTTCCTTCCTCCAAACAGGAGagtcccccagcagcagctgtgagacCTTTTACTCCTCAGCCATCCAAAGAGACTTCGCTGCCACCATTTCGAAAGCCTCAGACTGTGGCTACCAGTTCCATTTACAGCATGTACACCCAACAGCAGACCCCTGGGAAGAACTTCCAGCAGGCAGTGCAGAGTGCTTTGACGAGGGCACAGACCAGAGGACCACACTTCCCGAGTG TGTACGGCAAGCCTGTGATGGCAGGAGCTGGCGTGCAGAACCACCCACCACAGACAGACAACGTCTACTCCAACCTCCAGGGCAagccaggcagcccagagcccGAGATGGaaacagcagcctctgctcatGAGAACCATGAACCAGAGAGGATCCCCCGTCCCCTGAGCCCCACCaagctgctgcccttcctgtcCAACCCCTACCGCAACCAGAGCGACGCCGACCTGGAGGCGCTGCGCAAGAAGCTCTCCAACGCGCCCCGGCCGCTGAAGAAGCGCAGCTCCATCACTGAGCCCGAGGGGCCCAACGGCCCCAACATCCAGAAGCTGCTCTATCAGAGGACCACTCTGGCTGCAATGGAGACTATCTCAGCTCCCTCACACCCCTCCAAGCAGACGGCTTCTGCTGCCAGTCCTGAAAGCCCAGTGGAGATCCCAAATCCTTATCTAAGCACGGaggcagaaaaggaaacagctgCTTCCATGCCAGAAGCAGCTATAGCTGAGGAGCcagaaagcacagcagcagagcagagtgaaGCTGCTCTTCCCCCTGTGCCTTTGGACCCTGtccctgaagctgtgtcagacaGCGATGAACTCACGCAGCCCAAGCCAGAAGAGCCAAACCTGGAAGCTCCACTGCCACTGGAGGTGTACATGGAAGAGTATCCTCCATACCCACCACCTCCCTATCCATCAGGGGAACCAGAGAGCTTGGGAGAGGACTCATTCAATATGAGGCCTCCTGAAGTTACTGGACAGTTTTCCTTGCCTCCT GGGAAGAGGACGAACTTGCGTAAGACTGGCTCCGAAAGGATTGGCCATGGAATGAGAGTGAAATTCAATCCCTTGGCATTGCTTCTGGATTCATCTTTGGAGGGGGAGTTTGACCTTGTGCAGAGAATAATTTATGAG GTGGAAGACCCTAGCATGCCCAATGATGAAGGAATTACTGCTCTGCACAACGCCGTGTGTGCCGGGCACACGGAAATCGTGAAGTTCCTGGTGCAGTTTGGGGTGAACGTGAACGCTGCAGACAGCGATGGATG GACCCCTCTGCACTGTGCAGCCTCCTGCAATAACGTGCAGGTGTGCAAGTTCCTGGTGGAGTCGGGGGCAGCCGTGTTTGCCATGACCTACAGCGACATGCAGACGGCGGCGGACAAGTGcgaggagatggaggagggcTACAcacagtgctcccagttcctctATG GAGTGCAGGAGAAGATGGGGATCATGAACAAAGGAGTGATTTATGGGCTGTGGGATTACGAGGCGCAGAACGACGACGAGCTGTCCATGAAGGAAGGGGACTGCATGACAATCCTGCGCCgcgaggatgaggaggagatcGAGTGGTGGTGGGCACGGCTCAATGACAAGGAAGGCTACGTGCCCAGAAACCTGCTAGGG